In a single window of the Coprothermobacter proteolyticus DSM 5265 genome:
- a CDS encoding transglycosylase domain-containing protein, which translates to MAKSKNKRRIRWARVFGVILLIFAIIASAIAVYAVNIIRTLAADLPQPDEVKLDIQEPSTVYDRNGIVLGYLGSSAPYKYVSLEEMGPLVKTVFVGSEDHRFYNHGPVDWVGIVRATLTNLMHGSIQQGGSTITQQLARVMFNLGMETSMDRKLKEFVLAYRLEQRYTKDQILELYLNMVYFGDGCHGVETAAQHYFGKHTSELTLSEVALLAGILPAPSVRAPTSNLEAAINGRNVVLNKLLSQEAISEEEYEEAKNQTIELSQTSLVELDAKGYAMDFIRSFLVENFGADLTFSGGLSVYTTFDVKLIEGLQSSIEQYLDERDKSITGTVVLDDKGVRQPQPGAIIIDPRNGEILAMVGGRKYSETQYNRAMAPRSTGSSFKPIEYAAAVQMNMLTPFDTWVSEPIKVPIPGDTWSPHEFNNTWWGQITVREAIVRSSNIAAVKTALLVGIDAVQYYAKKFGITEEVRPVPSTAIGVNEITPLNLALSYAPFANGGYAVEPVFIKEVKNSVGVTIYKQTPWKYKVIDESTAYVMSDMLHSMFMGNAYTPKAAVDGRFLAGKSGTTSSWKDSWYVGYSTNFVYALTVGIDADIPEVKGAYKNMTTKHPGMWLWGYTARDLFKAKLIPVGPALSKPKNIVSVTVNLKDSELLGGGSQKPVSSITKPEAVPLQTSPVSWETLSLSADLTVTYNADCSTFQPVRVLWPVPTKQEPPLEECEFIPEPLPEEEEQQEQEIPTSPVTPNQTPQSKKPEKKDQKKNST; encoded by the coding sequence ATGGCTAAATCAAAGAATAAGCGCCGTATTAGGTGGGCAAGGGTTTTTGGAGTAATTCTTCTTATCTTCGCCATAATCGCGTCAGCGATAGCAGTTTATGCAGTGAACATAATTAGAACTTTAGCAGCTGATTTGCCCCAACCTGACGAAGTAAAGCTCGACATACAGGAACCCAGCACAGTATACGATCGTAATGGCATAGTACTAGGCTATTTAGGTAGTAGCGCTCCATACAAATATGTTTCCTTAGAAGAAATGGGTCCCCTGGTAAAGACCGTATTTGTGGGGTCGGAAGACCACAGGTTCTACAATCACGGCCCAGTAGACTGGGTAGGTATCGTAAGAGCAACCTTGACCAACCTCATGCATGGATCTATACAGCAAGGTGGAAGCACTATAACCCAGCAGTTAGCTCGTGTCATGTTCAACCTGGGCATGGAGACATCCATGGATAGAAAACTAAAGGAATTTGTACTTGCTTACAGATTGGAACAAAGGTACACCAAAGATCAAATACTGGAACTTTACCTGAACATGGTTTATTTTGGCGATGGATGCCATGGTGTTGAGACTGCTGCTCAGCACTATTTTGGCAAGCACACTAGTGAGCTAACATTGTCAGAAGTTGCGTTACTTGCAGGAATTCTACCTGCGCCATCTGTACGGGCCCCTACAAGTAATTTGGAGGCTGCCATAAATGGCAGAAATGTTGTCCTAAATAAACTGTTATCCCAAGAAGCCATATCTGAGGAGGAATACGAAGAAGCAAAGAACCAAACAATTGAGCTTTCCCAGACTTCTCTGGTGGAACTTGATGCTAAAGGTTACGCAATGGATTTCATTAGGAGCTTTTTAGTTGAGAATTTTGGGGCGGATCTCACATTTAGCGGTGGATTGTCTGTATACACCACCTTTGACGTAAAACTCATTGAAGGACTGCAAAGTTCCATAGAACAATACTTAGACGAACGTGATAAATCCATAACTGGGACAGTAGTCTTGGATGACAAGGGCGTTAGGCAACCCCAACCAGGAGCAATCATAATAGATCCGCGAAATGGTGAAATACTCGCCATGGTAGGTGGAAGAAAATACTCAGAAACCCAATACAACAGAGCGATGGCACCACGATCAACGGGTTCCTCATTTAAACCCATTGAGTATGCGGCAGCAGTTCAAATGAACATGCTTACACCATTCGACACATGGGTTTCTGAACCGATTAAGGTGCCCATACCAGGTGACACCTGGAGTCCCCACGAATTCAACAACACTTGGTGGGGGCAAATTACCGTGAGAGAAGCTATCGTTAGATCATCAAACATAGCCGCTGTTAAAACAGCACTGTTGGTGGGCATCGACGCAGTACAGTACTATGCAAAGAAATTCGGCATCACTGAAGAGGTCAGGCCGGTTCCAAGCACTGCCATTGGGGTAAATGAAATTACCCCCCTTAACCTGGCACTGTCCTATGCACCCTTCGCCAACGGTGGATACGCCGTGGAACCTGTTTTCATAAAGGAAGTGAAGAACAGCGTAGGAGTAACAATTTACAAACAAACACCCTGGAAATACAAAGTTATTGACGAATCCACAGCGTATGTGATGAGTGACATGCTTCACAGCATGTTTATGGGCAATGCCTATACGCCTAAAGCTGCTGTTGACGGCAGGTTCTTAGCTGGTAAGAGCGGTACAACGAGTTCGTGGAAAGACTCGTGGTATGTGGGTTATTCCACCAACTTTGTGTACGCTCTCACAGTGGGCATAGATGCTGACATACCAGAAGTCAAGGGAGCCTATAAAAACATGACCACAAAACATCCTGGTATGTGGCTATGGGGATACACTGCACGAGATCTGTTCAAGGCAAAACTTATCCCAGTTGGACCAGCTTTGAGTAAACCCAAAAACATAGTAAGCGTAACGGTGAACCTTAAGGATTCAGAGCTACTAGGTGGAGGTAGCCAGAAACCCGTTAGCAGCATCACAAAACCAGAAGCAGTTCCCTTACAAACGTCTCCTGTGAGTTGGGAGACGTTGTCGCTTAGTGCAGATCTAACAGTGACTTACAATGCAGACTGCTCCACATTTCAGCCTGTAAGAGTTTTATGGCCAGTACCCACGAAACAGGAACCACCTTTGGAAGAGTGTGAATTCATACCTGAACCGCTCCCAGAAGAAGAAGAACAGCAAGAACAGGAGATACCAACTTCACCAGTTACTCCGAACCAAACCCCTCAGTCTAAGAAACCAGAAAAGAAAGACCAAAAGAAAAACTCAACTTAA
- a CDS encoding carboxypeptidase M32, with product MGFEEKMQEIKGYLRRIELLGNAMGVLNWDLEVNVPPGGVKGRAEVLGYLSGEMYKLITAPEAGEYIAWLEQQNLTDPVHKGMLREMKKSYERLVKIPADRFVAFSRLTSEAQAVWAESRRRNDYEMFKPYLKQIMDFEKEFVGYLGYKQNKYDTLLDQYEPDMTTAVLDKVFGDLRDKLVELLTGLREQGKAPNNDFLKGHYPADKQKALNREVLKLMGFDFNRGRVDISAHPFTTSFFNGDVRITNRYDEEYFLSSFFSAMHEGGHALYEQDISDELYGTGLATGVSMGIHESQSRFYENMIGRSKGFWEYFFPTVVKEFPNLSGARPEDMYKAVNTVEPSLIRTEADELTYAMHIIIRYEMEKAFINDEITVDEAPEVWNEKYEKYLGIRPKDYSSGILQDTHWSGGMVGYFPSYALGNLYAAQFLNTMKKDMDVEELLREGNLEPIHQWLKDKVHKHGAVYTPSELVEMVTGEPLNPQYFVDYLAAKLRTVYNID from the coding sequence GTGGGTTTTGAAGAGAAGATGCAGGAGATCAAAGGTTATCTGAGGCGCATCGAACTTTTGGGCAACGCTATGGGGGTCTTAAACTGGGATCTCGAAGTTAATGTTCCTCCTGGAGGAGTGAAGGGTAGGGCAGAAGTCCTAGGCTACTTATCAGGAGAGATGTACAAATTAATAACTGCACCCGAAGCTGGAGAGTATATTGCGTGGCTTGAGCAGCAAAATCTTACCGATCCAGTTCATAAGGGCATGTTGCGCGAAATGAAGAAAAGTTACGAGCGTCTGGTAAAGATCCCTGCTGACAGGTTCGTAGCTTTCTCACGACTCACTTCAGAAGCGCAAGCAGTGTGGGCTGAGTCTAGAAGAAGAAATGACTACGAAATGTTCAAGCCATACCTTAAGCAAATTATGGATTTTGAAAAGGAATTTGTCGGTTACCTGGGATACAAACAGAACAAATACGACACATTACTGGATCAATATGAGCCGGACATGACTACAGCTGTCTTGGACAAGGTTTTTGGCGACCTCAGGGATAAATTGGTAGAGCTGCTTACTGGGCTAAGGGAACAGGGTAAAGCGCCCAATAACGATTTCTTGAAAGGACATTATCCAGCAGACAAACAAAAGGCATTGAATAGGGAAGTCCTAAAGCTTATGGGATTCGATTTTAATCGAGGCAGAGTAGACATAAGCGCTCATCCGTTCACCACGTCTTTCTTCAACGGGGATGTGCGTATAACTAACCGCTACGATGAAGAGTATTTCTTGTCTTCATTCTTTAGTGCCATGCACGAGGGAGGTCATGCTCTGTACGAACAAGACATTTCTGACGAACTTTATGGTACGGGACTCGCTACTGGAGTTTCTATGGGTATTCATGAATCGCAGAGCAGGTTCTACGAGAACATGATTGGTCGGAGTAAGGGCTTCTGGGAGTATTTCTTCCCAACGGTGGTTAAAGAGTTTCCGAATCTTTCTGGTGCCAGACCTGAAGACATGTACAAGGCAGTGAACACTGTGGAGCCTTCGCTCATACGCACAGAAGCAGATGAGCTGACCTATGCCATGCATATCATAATTCGGTATGAAATGGAGAAGGCGTTCATAAATGACGAAATCACTGTAGATGAAGCTCCCGAAGTGTGGAATGAAAAGTATGAAAAGTATTTAGGCATACGTCCAAAAGACTACAGTAGCGGCATACTTCAAGATACACATTGGTCTGGTGGCATGGTAGGATACTTCCCATCCTATGCACTAGGCAACCTCTATGCGGCACAGTTCCTTAATACAATGAAGAAGGATATGGATGTGGAAGAGCTGCTTAGAGAAGGGAATTTAGAACCCATTCACCAGTGGCTAAAAGACAAAGTGCACAAACATGGTGCTGTCTACACACCTTCTGAGCTAGTAGAAATGGTTACAGGGGAGCCACTTAACCCTCAGTATTTTGTGGATTACTTAGCAGCTAAGCTTAGAACCGTTTACAACATAGATTAA
- a CDS encoding M23 family metallopeptidase, with the protein MMTQYHYLPRKKNKAKFPWFLLWILLLAVVALYFLSPWKVNVLNELVVVPVVEGVQKNYQASLRIGVNKPGLVSVTLIDQSTSSTATVSRDVFFVWNHKDVTVPFTVDKPSTLKANVAFLRTSTIIDVGLGVSLKDVYVMGSYYQGKVNLYERPEGYPTFKVVGTATAEDGFIPLTILKNYGFEVQGDATSISWDLDSQIKVTLDVQARQIRFSSRKYNDLYYALPLSGTFEINKNGAVKGEGVVIPLPEQVTSALGARTFPQVGLVLHRGYFTVEDSPVQIFEYIDKFGIYLLDKATFDKDARAREVYAHVNTLKLEIEELSKDFSQVWLKDREDTEALLAQFVSPNDRSCDLISPIPNPIVTSYFGEREHPLLGTTVLHSGIDILAMAGYPARAAADGQVVYTGYRSQWGYFAVLKHSGCATVYAHLLRLPQKQEYTQGEVFAYTGASGFVTGPHLHFEVRIGGKPMDPRPFIGIK; encoded by the coding sequence ATGATGACACAGTACCATTACTTGCCTCGCAAGAAGAATAAAGCCAAATTTCCTTGGTTTTTGTTATGGATTTTGCTTTTAGCCGTTGTAGCTCTTTATTTCCTCAGCCCATGGAAGGTTAACGTATTAAACGAACTTGTTGTGGTGCCTGTTGTAGAAGGGGTACAGAAGAACTACCAGGCTTCTCTCAGAATCGGTGTGAACAAGCCAGGCTTGGTAAGCGTAACCCTAATTGATCAAAGTACGAGTTCCACTGCTACGGTGAGTCGTGATGTGTTCTTCGTTTGGAATCATAAGGATGTTACCGTTCCTTTTACCGTTGATAAACCAAGCACGTTAAAAGCTAACGTGGCTTTTTTGCGTACTAGCACGATAATTGATGTGGGACTGGGTGTGTCCTTGAAGGATGTTTACGTGATGGGCTCCTACTATCAGGGAAAAGTAAACCTGTATGAGAGGCCCGAAGGGTATCCCACATTCAAAGTAGTGGGAACTGCCACAGCAGAGGATGGCTTTATTCCGCTTACCATTTTAAAGAATTATGGTTTTGAAGTGCAAGGGGACGCAACTTCCATTTCTTGGGATTTGGATTCACAGATAAAAGTTACTTTGGATGTTCAAGCAAGGCAAATTCGTTTTTCATCAAGAAAATATAATGATTTGTATTACGCCTTACCACTGAGTGGAACTTTTGAAATAAACAAGAATGGAGCTGTTAAAGGAGAAGGAGTAGTTATACCCCTGCCAGAGCAGGTTACTTCGGCTCTTGGAGCTAGGACATTTCCTCAAGTTGGTCTTGTTTTACATCGCGGATATTTTACCGTTGAAGATAGTCCAGTACAAATCTTCGAGTACATCGATAAGTTTGGCATCTATCTTCTGGACAAAGCTACTTTTGACAAAGACGCTCGTGCTCGTGAAGTTTACGCGCATGTGAATACATTGAAATTAGAAATAGAGGAATTGAGCAAAGATTTTTCTCAAGTCTGGCTTAAAGACCGAGAGGATACGGAGGCGCTCTTAGCTCAATTTGTTTCTCCAAATGATAGGTCATGCGACCTTATCTCACCCATTCCGAACCCCATTGTCACATCCTATTTTGGCGAACGAGAGCATCCTCTATTAGGTACCACTGTGCTTCACAGTGGTATCGACATATTAGCCATGGCTGGCTACCCTGCCCGAGCAGCTGCCGATGGCCAGGTGGTTTACACGGGCTACAGAAGTCAATGGGGGTATTTTGCTGTGCTCAAGCATTCAGGGTGTGCTACCGTATATGCTCACTTGCTTAGACTACCGCAAAAACAGGAATACACTCAAGGAGAGGTTTTTGCATATACAGGAGCATCAGGTTTTGTTACTGGTCCCCATTTGCACTTCGAGGTAAGGATTGGTGGCAAACCAATGGACCCAAGACCGTTCATTGGTATCAAATAA
- a CDS encoding thioredoxin domain-containing protein: MRKLVAILVLVIAVAVPLAGCTNSSQGDNGNAQVTYKMRIYGTESCPYCQRMKDLSIEMFGATNTIFAEINPAITGTEANLQKFCILGSVLAAGDCSAPTPVVVLTDGEDHLLALWIGYVEKSELQKILDNTSVDRPLYWPYNSEGFIPLTEDKVNKVRETLGLK; the protein is encoded by the coding sequence GTGCGAAAACTAGTCGCCATATTGGTTTTAGTTATAGCTGTGGCAGTTCCATTGGCTGGCTGCACTAACAGCAGCCAAGGTGACAATGGCAATGCCCAGGTTACCTATAAGATGAGGATTTACGGGACCGAGTCGTGCCCTTATTGCCAGCGAATGAAAGATTTATCCATCGAAATGTTTGGTGCAACCAATACCATTTTTGCGGAGATTAACCCTGCCATTACTGGAACGGAAGCCAATCTGCAAAAGTTTTGCATACTTGGGTCAGTTTTAGCTGCTGGAGATTGCAGTGCTCCTACCCCCGTAGTGGTTCTTACTGATGGGGAAGACCATTTGCTGGCTCTGTGGATAGGTTATGTGGAAAAAAGTGAGCTGCAAAAGATTCTGGACAATACGTCTGTGGATAGACCTCTATACTGGCCATACAATTCGGAGGGCTTCATACCTTTGACAGAAGATAAAGTCAATAAGGTAAGGGAAACACTTGGTTTAAAGTGA
- a CDS encoding NAD(P)/FAD-dependent oxidoreductase, with protein sequence MTYDVIIVGGGIQGVATAYELAKRGAGKILLLEKTILTGGSTGSCAAGIRAQFGSEFNVRLMARSLEIFEHMDEELGYSKEYLELWQGGYLVLAYSEKEFEGLKRNAEVQHRFGLDTAILSPEEVQKDFPRVNIDGVVGATYHSRDGHADPFRVTFAYAEAARKLGVEIREWTPVSEILVENGKVRGVKLQDGSEEYADRVLVTAGAWTTALLKTAGVDLPLWGEKHEILITEPWERVLGPMVISFSRGFYIQQRPHGSFIMGLPPVDPEHWYEPEAFDFSSSMDFLMRMAKEATHVLPFLQGVNIVRQWAGLYEMTPDHHHAIGPVDEVEGLWVAAGGSGHGFMFGPVMAEQLSKWMTGSSMDIDLTPLAPGRFKKGALVVEPAVVG encoded by the coding sequence ATGACTTATGACGTGATCATAGTAGGTGGTGGCATACAAGGTGTAGCGACAGCGTATGAGCTAGCAAAAAGAGGTGCTGGTAAGATTTTGCTTCTGGAGAAAACAATTCTAACTGGTGGGTCAACGGGTTCGTGTGCGGCTGGTATAAGAGCCCAGTTCGGCTCCGAATTCAATGTGCGCCTCATGGCACGAAGTTTGGAAATATTTGAACACATGGATGAAGAACTCGGTTACAGCAAAGAATATCTTGAGCTGTGGCAAGGTGGGTATTTAGTGTTGGCTTACTCGGAAAAAGAATTTGAAGGACTGAAACGTAATGCAGAGGTTCAGCATAGATTCGGCCTGGATACAGCCATACTGTCTCCTGAAGAAGTTCAGAAAGATTTCCCACGTGTCAACATAGATGGTGTAGTTGGAGCCACGTATCACAGCCGGGATGGTCATGCAGATCCGTTTCGTGTTACGTTTGCCTACGCAGAAGCTGCACGAAAGCTGGGAGTGGAGATAAGGGAATGGACTCCTGTTTCAGAGATTCTCGTGGAGAATGGTAAAGTGCGTGGCGTGAAACTTCAAGACGGTTCTGAAGAGTACGCTGATAGAGTTCTAGTAACCGCTGGTGCCTGGACTACAGCGCTGCTTAAGACGGCTGGTGTAGACTTGCCTCTGTGGGGTGAAAAACACGAGATTCTGATAACAGAACCCTGGGAACGAGTACTCGGTCCCATGGTCATATCTTTCTCCAGAGGTTTTTACATACAGCAACGTCCCCATGGGTCATTTATTATGGGACTTCCTCCAGTAGATCCAGAGCATTGGTATGAGCCAGAAGCGTTTGATTTCTCAAGTAGCATGGATTTCTTGATGCGGATGGCCAAGGAGGCAACGCATGTTCTTCCTTTCCTTCAGGGTGTGAACATAGTAAGGCAATGGGCTGGGCTCTATGAGATGACTCCAGATCACCATCATGCAATTGGTCCCGTTGATGAGGTTGAAGGACTTTGGGTTGCAGCAGGTGGATCTGGTCATGGATTCATGTTCGGTCCTGTCATGGCGGAGCAGCTTAGCAAATGGATGACTGGTAGCTCCATGGATATTGACCTAACGCCTTTGGCTCCTGGACGCTTTAAGAAAGGCGCTCTTGTTGTGGAACCTGCAGTGGTTGGATGA
- a CDS encoding (2Fe-2S)-binding protein: MNEENIVVCRCEDITLRELREAIKEGYDSWDKLKRYLRIGMGPCGGKTCRLLVFRELAMVKNVPISKLYVRKTVVRPPIRSVPFNALEKEASL; encoded by the coding sequence ATGAATGAAGAAAACATTGTAGTTTGCAGATGTGAGGATATCACCCTCAGAGAACTTAGAGAAGCCATAAAGGAAGGTTATGACTCTTGGGATAAACTAAAACGTTATTTAAGAATCGGTATGGGCCCTTGTGGCGGCAAGACTTGCAGACTTCTAGTGTTTCGAGAATTGGCCATGGTGAAAAATGTGCCTATATCCAAGCTTTACGTGCGAAAAACCGTAGTTAGGCCTCCCATAAGAAGTGTACCTTTCAATGCCCTGGAGAAGGAGGCGAGCTTATGA
- a CDS encoding NADH-quinone oxidoreductase subunit I, translating to MLEMDGVPTLDDVMGNFPSEERLLKGFVAVHECYQDIPCNPCVESCPVHAISMEKLTSPPVIDFDKCTGCGNCVASCPGLAIFLLSLKNGDAQVTIPYEMINVPEKGEKVDGLDRYGKKVCDAQVVRVVKLPSLDKTSKTTLVTLEIPRELLPVVRSFRRR from the coding sequence ATGCTTGAGATGGACGGTGTCCCCACTTTAGATGATGTCATGGGGAATTTCCCTAGTGAAGAACGCCTTCTTAAGGGATTTGTGGCTGTACATGAATGCTATCAAGATATCCCTTGCAATCCATGTGTAGAATCTTGTCCCGTGCACGCAATTTCCATGGAAAAACTTACCTCACCGCCGGTGATCGATTTTGATAAATGCACTGGCTGTGGCAACTGTGTGGCTTCTTGCCCAGGGCTAGCCATATTCTTACTTTCTTTGAAGAATGGCGACGCACAGGTAACCATACCTTACGAGATGATTAACGTTCCCGAAAAAGGAGAAAAAGTGGACGGTCTTGATCGATATGGAAAGAAAGTTTGTGATGCCCAGGTGGTTCGCGTAGTTAAACTCCCTTCTCTGGATAAAACTAGCAAAACTACTTTGGTGACGCTGGAGATTCCAAGAGAACTGTTGCCTGTCGTGCGCTCCTTTAGAAGGAGATGA
- a CDS encoding NAD(P)/FAD-dependent oxidoreductase gives MIQTDVMVIGGGPAGMNAALAAAESGAQVLLVDKFQKLGGQLVKQTHKFFGWAQRGAGTRGFNLAKQLAAQVNAQPNIRTLLGYEVVGAYPDQTYLAASWEDHVKISAKKVVVCTGAAERMILFENNDVPGVMGAGAVQTLMNEYGVLPGENFLIVGSGNVGVILAYQLLQAGANVDAIIDVLPKLGGAYWVHAAKVQRLGVPLLLKRTVLGVYGREHVEEAVTVEVGENMEPIPGSEMHHKVDVVALAVGLMPMADLFQMLQVETVYIPELGGFVPWHDELGHTTNPSIYVAGDAGGIEEATTASLAGSIAGLVAAKELGFPINENWIDEYLQALSSFRESSLSRKVLEGIERMRGDSNA, from the coding sequence ATGATTCAAACAGACGTCATGGTAATAGGCGGTGGTCCAGCGGGTATGAACGCAGCATTGGCGGCAGCTGAGAGCGGGGCGCAGGTCCTATTGGTTGATAAATTTCAGAAACTTGGTGGTCAATTGGTCAAGCAGACACACAAGTTTTTTGGTTGGGCCCAGCGAGGTGCCGGTACCCGTGGGTTTAACTTGGCGAAACAGCTTGCAGCTCAGGTGAATGCCCAACCAAATATTAGGACTTTGTTGGGGTACGAAGTAGTAGGTGCATACCCAGATCAGACGTACTTGGCTGCTTCTTGGGAGGATCACGTAAAGATATCTGCCAAAAAAGTTGTTGTCTGCACGGGTGCTGCTGAGCGGATGATATTATTTGAAAACAATGACGTGCCTGGAGTAATGGGTGCAGGTGCGGTCCAAACCCTTATGAACGAGTATGGTGTGCTTCCAGGTGAAAATTTTCTCATCGTTGGCAGTGGAAATGTTGGCGTCATATTAGCCTACCAGTTGCTTCAGGCAGGAGCTAATGTGGATGCCATCATTGACGTATTACCCAAGCTTGGCGGTGCATACTGGGTACACGCTGCTAAGGTTCAAAGGTTAGGGGTACCCCTTTTGTTAAAGCGTACGGTACTTGGTGTCTATGGCCGTGAGCATGTCGAAGAAGCCGTTACTGTTGAAGTTGGTGAGAACATGGAACCAATTCCTGGCAGCGAAATGCATCACAAGGTTGATGTAGTGGCACTGGCGGTGGGATTAATGCCTATGGCGGATTTGTTCCAAATGCTCCAGGTTGAGACAGTTTATATTCCTGAGCTGGGTGGCTTTGTACCGTGGCATGACGAGTTGGGTCACACTACTAATCCAAGCATTTATGTTGCTGGAGATGCAGGAGGTATTGAGGAAGCTACCACTGCAAGTTTAGCGGGAAGTATCGCTGGTTTAGTAGCTGCAAAGGAGCTTGGTTTTCCAATTAATGAAAACTGGATTGACGAATACCTACAGGCTCTTAGTAGTTTCAGGGAAAGCTCCCTAAGTAGAAAAGTGCTTGAGGGGATTGAACGCATGAGAGGTGATAGCAATGCTTGA
- a CDS encoding (2Fe-2S)-binding protein has protein sequence MSRRIQEHPILEFPSTKEVTIFFEGRQIIAHEGDTVASALIANGIDVLRESMNLHRPRGLFCAIGNCSSCLMVINGVPNTRACVTPVTEGMTVQRQRDKGMMP, from the coding sequence TTGTCGCGTCGCATTCAAGAACATCCTATTCTCGAATTCCCCAGTACTAAAGAGGTTACCATCTTCTTTGAAGGGCGCCAGATAATCGCGCATGAGGGAGACACTGTTGCTTCAGCGCTGATTGCAAACGGTATTGACGTTTTACGAGAGAGTATGAACCTACATAGACCCAGAGGACTCTTTTGTGCTATTGGAAACTGCAGTAGTTGTCTAATGGTTATCAACGGAGTTCCCAACACGAGGGCTTGTGTTACCCCTGTTACCGAAGGCATGACTGTGCAGCGTCAACGAGATAAGGGGATGATGCCATGA
- a CDS encoding ABC transporter permease, which yields MNLLLRQVKEAWLSILRGRLRSFLTVLGVVIGIASVFTILTLSAGVTSTVNSELGRLGSGVLQLTVSPAAGNASFTELDMLALRNASPSVKSIVPIQNVTGYYSVAGRSGIAMVFGTNSEYFGSFGLTLDQGQLFTDANVRNGDLVAVVDKMALQQGILPSDIVGKRLQVNVGGSTFSLRVLGVVKSGVSIGGGNGSMVSVGIDERNIPITVYVPYTALKNAGLSTEITSLAVSLSSQEEVEPFGKLAVNLLNNIHHVRGGFQATSLVSALDAVNNILNVISLVLSVIAGISLVVGGIGVMNIMLVSVTERTREIGIRKALGARRRDILIQFLIESLILTLSGGVIGIALGWALSSAASSAASIPMLVTWQNLLLSVSFALLVGLFFGIYPAYRASLLNPVEALRYE from the coding sequence ATGAACTTGTTGCTTAGGCAGGTTAAAGAAGCGTGGTTGAGCATATTAAGAGGCCGATTACGTTCGTTTTTAACGGTTCTTGGTGTTGTCATTGGCATTGCATCTGTGTTCACTATTCTGACATTGAGCGCCGGTGTGACAAGTACTGTGAACAGCGAACTTGGACGATTGGGAAGCGGTGTACTTCAGCTGACAGTCAGTCCAGCTGCAGGGAATGCAAGTTTCACTGAGCTGGACATGCTGGCGCTAAGAAACGCATCACCGTCTGTGAAATCCATTGTGCCCATACAGAATGTGACTGGTTATTACAGCGTTGCAGGCCGCAGTGGTATCGCCATGGTTTTTGGCACTAACTCAGAGTACTTTGGTTCATTCGGCTTAACATTGGATCAGGGGCAGTTATTTACTGATGCAAACGTTCGAAACGGTGACCTCGTGGCAGTGGTTGATAAAATGGCTTTACAACAAGGCATCCTGCCTTCTGATATAGTGGGCAAAAGGCTCCAGGTAAATGTTGGTGGAAGTACTTTTTCTCTTCGAGTGCTAGGTGTGGTAAAGAGTGGGGTTAGCATTGGAGGAGGCAATGGGTCAATGGTTAGTGTAGGTATTGATGAAAGGAATATTCCTATTACCGTTTATGTACCCTATACTGCACTAAAGAATGCTGGTTTATCCACTGAAATTACCAGTTTGGCTGTTTCGCTATCCTCTCAAGAAGAAGTTGAGCCTTTCGGTAAGTTGGCAGTGAACTTGTTAAACAACATTCATCACGTCCGTGGAGGATTCCAAGCAACGTCTTTGGTATCAGCTTTGGATGCTGTTAATAACATTCTTAATGTAATTAGCCTAGTTTTGTCAGTCATAGCGGGCATTTCTCTAGTAGTAGGTGGTATCGGTGTCATGAACATTATGTTGGTTTCAGTTACTGAGAGGACTCGTGAGATAGGCATACGTAAAGCGTTGGGAGCTAGAAGAAGGGACATTTTAATTCAGTTTCTTATCGAGAGCCTTATTCTGACACTCAGTGGTGGTGTGATCGGCATAGCATTGGGCTGGGCACTCAGCTCTGCAGCTAGTAGTGCTGCATCGATACCCATGCTGGTAACTTGGCAGAATTTGTTACTCTCAGTCTCGTTTGCGCTCCTAGTAGGATTGTTCTTCGGTATTTACCCAGCTTACAGGGCAAGCCTGTTGAACCCCGTAGAGGCATTGCGTTACGAGTAG